One genomic window of Xanthobacter dioxanivorans includes the following:
- a CDS encoding GspE/PulE family protein translates to MSYLARGGHGRPGPAPSGEAAGPAAGGALRRVWEASELTAGDFADAVAAFYCLPRVGLAELMAAAPLVSAFSPRFLREVAALPHRAAGGAACLAVGDPTDASVVQAAEIVLGEKVALAVASFEDIATVLAERLGADEAQAAAAAGPGDARAADDIDSLRDLASGAPVVRAVNDLLEKAVELRASDIHVGPFRGSMEVRMRIDGLLRPVAAPADVLPQAVISRIKILAGLDIAERRLPQDGAARLGLGRGEIDVRVAIMPTQHGEAAVIRLLPRDRGLLTVDRLGLSPGDAETLARLLALPHGMIVVTGPTGSGKTTTLATLLSILNDPSRKILTIEDPVEYEIRGIYQSQVRPAIGLTFATALRAFLRHDPDVIMVGEVRDPETAHIAVHAALTGHLVLTTLHTDTAAASVPRLLDLGVEGFLLKSTLRAVIAQRLVRQLCDRCKRPHTLRARDIEDDPRYAALGLEAGETVHEPAGCERCGGSGYRGRVGVFEILTLSDTLREMIDRHAGASVLDRAAIAGGMTTMLDDGIAKCRAGITSAAEVLRVTTVR, encoded by the coding sequence ATGAGCTATCTGGCGCGTGGCGGGCACGGGCGTCCGGGCCCGGCGCCGTCGGGCGAAGCCGCGGGGCCGGCGGCGGGCGGGGCGCTGCGGCGGGTCTGGGAGGCGAGCGAGCTGACCGCCGGCGACTTTGCCGATGCGGTTGCGGCCTTCTATTGCCTGCCGCGCGTTGGCCTTGCGGAGCTGATGGCGGCGGCGCCGCTGGTCTCCGCCTTCTCGCCGCGCTTCCTGCGCGAGGTGGCGGCCCTGCCCCACCGGGCGGCCGGGGGAGCGGCGTGCCTCGCCGTGGGCGATCCCACCGACGCATCGGTGGTGCAGGCCGCCGAGATCGTGCTCGGGGAGAAGGTGGCGCTGGCTGTGGCCTCGTTCGAGGACATCGCCACGGTTCTCGCCGAGCGGCTGGGGGCGGACGAGGCGCAGGCGGCGGCGGCCGCGGGGCCCGGCGATGCGCGCGCCGCCGACGACATCGACAGCCTGCGCGACCTCGCCAGCGGCGCCCCGGTGGTGCGCGCGGTGAACGACCTGCTGGAAAAGGCGGTGGAGCTGCGCGCCAGCGACATCCATGTGGGCCCCTTCCGCGGCTCCATGGAGGTGCGCATGCGCATCGACGGCCTGCTGCGCCCGGTGGCGGCCCCGGCCGACGTGCTGCCGCAGGCGGTGATCTCCCGCATCAAGATCCTCGCCGGCCTCGACATCGCCGAGCGCCGCCTGCCCCAGGACGGCGCGGCGCGGCTGGGGCTGGGGCGCGGCGAGATCGACGTGCGCGTCGCCATCATGCCGACCCAGCACGGGGAGGCCGCCGTCATCCGCCTGCTGCCGCGCGACCGGGGCCTGCTGACCGTGGACCGGCTGGGCCTGTCGCCCGGCGACGCCGAGACCCTCGCCCGCCTGCTCGCCCTGCCGCACGGCATGATCGTCGTCACCGGCCCCACCGGCTCGGGCAAGACCACGACGCTGGCCACCCTTCTGTCGATCCTCAACGATCCCTCGCGCAAGATCCTCACCATCGAGGACCCGGTGGAGTACGAGATCCGCGGCATCTACCAGTCGCAGGTGCGCCCGGCCATCGGCCTGACCTTCGCCACCGCGCTGCGCGCCTTCCTGCGGCACGATCCGGACGTGATCATGGTGGGCGAGGTGCGCGATCCGGAGACGGCGCACATCGCCGTGCACGCCGCCCTGACCGGCCACCTGGTGCTCACCACCCTCCACACCGACACCGCCGCCGCGTCGGTGCCGCGCCTGCTCGACCTCGGGGTGGAGGGCTTCCTGCTGAAGTCGACGCTAAGGGCGGTGATCGCCCAGCGGCTGGTGCGCCAGCTCTGCGACCGCTGCAAGCGGCCGCACACGCTCCGGGCCCGCGACATCGAAGACGACCCGCGCTATGCCGCGCTGGGGCTTGAGGCGGGGGAGACCGTCCATGAGCCGGCGGGCTGCGAGCGCTGCGGCGGCTCCGGCTATCGCGGCCGCGTGGGGGTGTTCGAGATCCTCACCCTGTCGGACACGCTCCGCGAGATGATCGACCGCCATGCCGGCGCCAGCGTGCTCGACCGGGCCGCCATCGCGGGAGGCATGACCACCATGCTCGATGACGGCATCGCCAAGTGCCGGGCGGGCATCACCTCGGCCGCCGAGGTGCTGCGCGTCACCACGGTGCGCTGA